From the genome of Acidobacteriota bacterium, one region includes:
- a CDS encoding tRNA-dihydrouridine synthase family protein: protein MTLDELLRGPAPILALAPMQEVTDGAFWTLVHQYGGADVYWTEYFRVHTTSTPEKWIVESIAKNTTGRPVIAQMIGNDIPSLVRTAKFLQQLPVAAIDLNLGCPAPIVYRKCAGGGLLREPQRIDAILGALRDAVQVKFTVKTRLGFAAVEEFDQLLAIFARHSLDALTVHARTVAQMYRLPVHYDRIRQAVETMPCPVIANGHVYSAAQAQALLVETGARGLMIGRGVIRSPWLFNQIRQQLRGEAVTLPTGREVNAYIRALWDSQAGVGRAEHKQCERMKKFLNYLGEGVPGTFLHQIRRSQTADEFHGICREFLDHDRPMPLLPAEPQAADLVSGRL, encoded by the coding sequence ATGACGCTCGACGAGTTGCTGCGGGGACCCGCGCCGATCCTGGCGCTGGCGCCCATGCAGGAGGTGACCGACGGTGCGTTCTGGACGCTGGTCCACCAGTACGGCGGCGCCGACGTCTACTGGACCGAGTATTTTCGCGTCCACACCACCTCCACGCCCGAAAAGTGGATCGTCGAGTCGATCGCCAAGAACACCACCGGCCGGCCGGTGATCGCGCAGATGATCGGCAACGACATCCCATCGCTCGTGCGCACCGCGAAGTTCCTGCAGCAGCTGCCGGTCGCCGCCATCGATCTCAACCTGGGCTGCCCGGCGCCGATCGTCTATCGCAAGTGCGCCGGCGGCGGCCTGCTGCGCGAACCGCAGCGCATCGACGCCATTCTCGGCGCGCTGCGCGACGCGGTGCAGGTCAAGTTCACAGTCAAGACCCGCCTCGGCTTCGCGGCGGTCGAGGAGTTTGATCAGCTGCTCGCGATTTTCGCGCGGCACTCGCTCGACGCGCTGACCGTGCACGCGCGGACGGTGGCGCAAATGTACCGGCTGCCCGTGCACTACGATCGCATCCGCCAGGCGGTCGAGACCATGCCGTGCCCGGTGATCGCCAACGGTCACGTGTATTCGGCGGCCCAGGCGCAAGCCTTGCTGGTCGAGACCGGCGCACGCGGCCTGATGATTGGCCGCGGCGTCATCCGCAGCCCGTGGCTGTTCAACCAGATTCGCCAACAGTTGCGCGGCGAAGCCGTGACGTTGCCGACGGGCCGCGAGGTCAACGCGTACATTCGCGCGCTCTGGGACTCGCAGGCCGGGGTCGGCCGCGCCGAGCACAAGCAGTGCGAGCGCATGAAGAAGTTCCTCAACTATCTCGGCGAAGGCGTGCCCGGGACGTTCCTGCACCAGATCCGCCGGTCGCAAACCGCCGACGAGTTTCACGGTATCTGCCGGGAGTTTCTGGACCACGACCGGCCCATGCCCCTGTTGCCGGCCGAACCGCAGGCGGCCGATCTGGTCAGCGGAAGGCTGTAA
- a CDS encoding antitoxin, translated as MNKLAKLFLNGRSQAVRLPLEFRFPGTEVRITRHGSGVLLEPVVSNVDDWFAELDRYTDEPFLPGGRNQPPATPRPGLS; from the coding sequence GTGAACAAGCTCGCCAAACTGTTTCTGAACGGCCGCAGCCAGGCGGTGCGCCTGCCGCTCGAATTCCGCTTTCCGGGCACCGAAGTGCGGATCACCCGCCACGGCAGCGGCGTGCTGCTCGAACCGGTGGTGTCGAACGTCGACGACTGGTTTGCTGAACTCGATCGCTACACCGACGAACCGTTCCTGCCCGGCGGCCGGAACCAGCCGCCGGCGACGCCACGTCCAGGCTTGTCGTGA
- a CDS encoding type II toxin-antitoxin system VapC family toxin → MIEYTLDTNACIALINGSSVPVRRRFKQVLAEGSVVCVSTVAVHELWYGVAKSERRDYNTDRVNAFLSGPIHLLPFDEADARAVGEVRALLEQERRPIGSFDALLAGQAARRGMTLVTANVREFERVDGLMWEDWSVARS, encoded by the coding sequence GTGATCGAGTACACGCTCGACACCAACGCCTGCATCGCGTTGATTAACGGATCATCCGTTCCCGTCCGGCGTCGATTCAAGCAGGTGCTGGCCGAGGGATCTGTGGTGTGCGTCTCGACTGTCGCCGTGCACGAGCTGTGGTACGGCGTGGCGAAGAGCGAGCGGCGCGACTACAACACCGACCGGGTCAACGCCTTCCTGTCGGGGCCCATCCACCTGCTGCCGTTCGACGAGGCCGACGCCCGGGCAGTGGGCGAGGTGCGCGCCCTGCTCGAACAGGAACGCCGGCCGATTGGGTCGTTCGATGCGCTGCTGGCCGGCCAGGCTGCGCGGCGCGGCATGACGCTGGTCACCGCCAACGTCCGCGAGTTCGAGCGCGTTGACGGCTTGATGTGGGAAGACTGGTCGGTCGCGCGCTCGTAG